In Novosphingobium sp. MMS21-SN21R, a single genomic region encodes these proteins:
- the rpsA gene encoding 30S ribosomal protein S1: MATNPTRDDFAALLDETLGGAANGGFEGRVVKGTITAIENDKAVIDVGLKSEGRVALREFASPGQPHGLSVGDEVEVYVDRVENADGEAMLSRDRARREAAWDKLENEFGEGKRVEGVIFGRVKGGFTVDLDGAVAFLPGSQVDIRPVRDVTPLMDMPQPFQILKMDRRRGNIVVSRRAVLEETRAEQRSGLIMNLKEGQIIDGVVKNITDYGAFVDLGGIDGLLHVTDMSYKRVNHPSEVIAIGDTVKVQIIRINQDTQRISLGMKQLESDPWDGVAAKYPVGAKLSGVVTNITEYGAFVELEAGIEGLVHVSEMSWTKKNVHPGKIVSTSQEVDVLVLEVDSDKRRISLGLKQAQQNPWEAFADKHPVGSTVAGEVKNATEFGLFIGLDGDVDGMVHMSDIAWGISGEDALALHRKGEEVSAVVLDVDVEKERISLGMKQLEKGAPAAGGASPSAAGSLRRGEVTTVTVLEVRDGGLEVQAGEDGATGFIKRSDLGRDRDEQRPDRFQVGQKLDAMITGFDRSKKPNFSVKARQLAEEKEAVEQYGSSDAGASLGDILGAALKAKQ; this comes from the coding sequence ATGGCTACCAATCCCACGCGCGACGATTTCGCCGCGCTGCTCGACGAAACGCTTGGCGGAGCCGCCAACGGTGGCTTTGAAGGCCGCGTCGTCAAGGGCACCATCACCGCAATCGAAAACGACAAGGCCGTCATCGACGTTGGTCTGAAGAGCGAGGGCCGCGTTGCCCTGCGCGAATTCGCCTCGCCCGGCCAGCCGCACGGCCTCTCGGTCGGCGATGAAGTCGAAGTCTATGTCGACCGCGTTGAAAACGCTGACGGCGAAGCGATGCTGTCGCGCGACCGCGCTCGCCGCGAAGCCGCATGGGACAAGCTCGAAAACGAATTTGGCGAAGGCAAGCGCGTCGAAGGCGTGATCTTCGGCCGCGTCAAGGGCGGCTTTACCGTCGATCTCGACGGCGCGGTGGCGTTCCTCCCCGGTTCGCAGGTCGATATCCGCCCCGTGCGCGATGTCACCCCGCTGATGGACATGCCGCAGCCCTTCCAGATCCTCAAGATGGATCGCCGCCGCGGCAACATCGTGGTTTCGCGCCGCGCAGTCCTCGAAGAAACCCGCGCAGAGCAGCGTTCGGGCCTGATCATGAACCTCAAGGAAGGTCAGATCATCGACGGCGTGGTCAAGAACATCACCGATTACGGTGCGTTCGTTGATCTCGGCGGCATCGACGGCCTGCTCCATGTCACCGACATGAGCTACAAGCGCGTCAACCATCCTTCGGAAGTGATCGCAATTGGCGACACGGTGAAGGTGCAGATCATCCGCATCAACCAGGATACCCAGCGCATCAGCCTCGGCATGAAGCAGCTGGAATCGGATCCGTGGGATGGCGTTGCCGCCAAGTACCCGGTCGGTGCGAAGCTCTCGGGCGTTGTCACCAACATCACCGAATACGGCGCGTTCGTCGAACTGGAAGCTGGCATCGAAGGCCTCGTCCACGTTTCGGAAATGTCCTGGACCAAGAAGAACGTCCACCCCGGCAAGATCGTTTCGACCTCGCAGGAAGTCGACGTGCTGGTTCTCGAAGTCGACAGCGACAAGCGCCGCATTTCGCTCGGCCTCAAGCAGGCCCAGCAGAACCCATGGGAAGCCTTTGCGGACAAGCACCCGGTCGGTTCGACCGTTGCCGGTGAAGTCAAGAACGCCACCGAATTCGGCCTGTTCATCGGCCTCGACGGCGACGTCGACGGCATGGTCCACATGTCGGACATCGCTTGGGGCATCTCCGGCGAAGACGCTCTGGCTCTGCACCGCAAGGGCGAAGAAGTCTCGGCAGTGGTTCTCGACGTCGATGTCGAGAAGGAACGCATCAGCCTTGGCATGAAGCAGCTTGAAAAGGGCGCTCCGGCCGCTGGCGGCGCTTCGCCTTCGGCTGCAGGTTCGCTCCGCCGCGGCGAAGTCACCACCGTGACTGTCCTCGAAGTCCGCGATGGCGGCCTCGAAGTGCAGGCTGGCGAAGACGGTGCGACCGGCTTCATCAAGCGCTCGGATCTGGGCCGCGATCGTGACGAACAGCGTCCTGACCGCTTCCAGGTTGGCCAGAAGCTTGACGCCATGATCACCGGCTTCGACCGTTCGAAGAAGCCGAACTTCTCCGTCAAGGCGCGTCAGCTCGCCGAAGAGAAGGAAGCCGTGGAACAGTACGGTTCGTCGGATGCCGGCGCATCGCTGGGCGACATCCTCGGCGCCGCACTGAAGGCGAAGCAGTAA
- the aroA gene encoding 3-phosphoshikimate 1-carboxyvinyltransferase has translation MRPRRFTATGPLRGRIRVPGDKSISHRSIMLGALAVGETRVTGLLEGEDVLSTAAAMRAMGATIERDTGGMWHVHGVGVGGLLQPQAALDMGNSGTSTRLLMGLVATHPITATFVGDGSLSKRPMGRVIDPLSLMGADFTASPGGRLPLTLRGISPAVPIEYRLPVASAQVKSAVLLAGLNTPGITTVIEPIPTRDHSERMLRGFGADLTVDIADDGARVIKVRGEAELRPQDIVVPGDPSSAAFFVVAALLVERSDLLVENVGLNPTRAALFDVLRLMGGSIEELDRRDVGGEPVADLRVRHSLLTGIDVDPAVVPSMVDEFPILFVAAALAKGRTVTTGLEELRVKESDRISAMHAALELAGATVSETEDGLIIDGTGGDPLPGTTEGAAVVTHLDHRIAMAMAVAGIASRSGVEVDDTRPIATSFPVFESLLESASTPA, from the coding sequence ATGCGCCCTCGCCGCTTCACCGCCACCGGCCCGCTCCGGGGCCGGATTCGCGTGCCCGGCGACAAGTCGATCAGCCACCGCTCGATCATGCTGGGCGCGCTGGCCGTAGGCGAGACACGGGTTACCGGGCTGCTCGAAGGCGAGGACGTGCTCTCCACCGCCGCCGCCATGCGCGCGATGGGTGCGACGATCGAGCGCGATACAGGCGGGATGTGGCATGTCCATGGCGTCGGCGTAGGCGGACTGCTCCAGCCGCAAGCCGCGCTCGACATGGGCAATTCGGGCACGTCCACCCGCCTGCTGATGGGCCTCGTCGCCACGCATCCGATCACCGCGACGTTCGTGGGCGACGGCTCGCTGTCCAAGCGCCCGATGGGCCGGGTGATTGATCCGCTGTCGCTGATGGGCGCAGACTTCACCGCGTCGCCCGGTGGCCGCTTGCCGCTGACGCTGCGCGGGATCTCGCCCGCCGTGCCGATCGAATACCGCCTCCCTGTCGCCTCGGCACAGGTCAAGAGCGCGGTGCTGCTGGCTGGCCTCAACACCCCCGGCATCACGACCGTCATCGAACCCATCCCCACCCGCGACCATTCCGAACGGATGCTGCGCGGCTTCGGTGCGGACCTGACGGTGGACATTGCCGATGACGGCGCCCGCGTGATCAAGGTGCGCGGCGAGGCGGAACTTCGCCCACAGGACATCGTCGTCCCCGGCGATCCCTCGTCCGCCGCGTTCTTCGTCGTCGCTGCACTGCTGGTCGAACGCTCTGACCTCTTGGTCGAGAACGTCGGCCTCAATCCCACCCGCGCCGCGCTGTTCGATGTGCTGCGCCTGATGGGGGGCAGCATTGAAGAACTGGACCGCCGCGATGTGGGCGGCGAGCCGGTGGCTGACCTGCGCGTGCGCCATTCACTGCTGACCGGCATTGATGTCGATCCCGCCGTCGTGCCGAGCATGGTCGACGAATTCCCCATCCTCTTCGTCGCCGCAGCGCTGGCCAAGGGCCGCACCGTCACCACCGGCCTCGAAGAACTGCGCGTCAAGGAAAGCGACCGCATCAGCGCGATGCACGCCGCGCTGGAACTTGCAGGGGCGACCGTGTCCGAAACCGAAGACGGCCTCATCATCGACGGCACAGGCGGCGATCCCCTGCCCGGCACTACGGAAGGCGCTGCCGTCGTCACCCATCTCGATCACCGCATCGCCATGGCGATGGCTGTCGCCGGGATCGCCAGCCGCAGCGGCGTGGAAGTGGACGACACACGCCCCATCGCCACCAGCTTTCCGGTGTTCGAAAGCCTGCTCGAAAGCGCAAGCACACCTGCATGA
- a CDS encoding YdbL family protein, giving the protein MAKFSVRKCMMTLAASGLVLGGLVPAVAYGQARDPAYAAARAAGQVGEKMDGYLGYVTPPAATLRAVVEDINIKRKAVYADKAQANKATVEEYALTSGCLLIGQTKPGEKYQAPDGSWQTRGDGPPMRDSRCP; this is encoded by the coding sequence ATGGCGAAGTTTTCTGTTCGCAAGTGCATGATGACTCTGGCCGCGTCCGGGTTGGTTCTTGGCGGGCTTGTTCCGGCGGTCGCCTATGGTCAGGCACGTGACCCGGCCTATGCTGCGGCGCGCGCAGCCGGGCAGGTGGGCGAGAAGATGGACGGCTATCTGGGATACGTCACGCCGCCTGCCGCTACGCTGCGCGCCGTGGTCGAAGACATCAACATCAAGCGCAAGGCGGTCTATGCCGACAAGGCGCAGGCCAACAAGGCCACAGTTGAGGAATATGCGCTCACCTCGGGCTGCCTGTTGATCGGCCAGACGAAGCCCGGTGAGAAGTATCAGGCGCCTGACGGTTCGTGGCAGACGCGCGGCGATGGCCCGCCGATGCGCGATTCGCGCTGCCCGTAA
- the gloB gene encoding hydroxyacylglutathione hydrolase — protein sequence MTLQIHQFPCLSDNYGFLVHDPASGETACIDTPDADAYLREAAAQGWTITQIWNTHWHPDHAGGNETIKAATGCTVIAPATDAAKIAAVDRTVAQGDTVTLGSYTADVIDVGGHTLGHCAYYLSQAATAFVGDALFPLGCGRMFEGTPDQFWDSLLRLKALPAATTLYSAHEYTQSNARFAIFADPDNTALEAYAMNVDARRERGQWTVPTTLAAELAANPFLRADAPDMAERWGGTSPIETFAALRAAKDTFR from the coding sequence ATGACTCTGCAAATCCACCAGTTCCCATGCCTGTCCGACAACTACGGCTTCCTTGTCCACGATCCTGCGAGTGGCGAGACGGCATGCATCGATACGCCAGACGCCGATGCCTATCTGCGCGAAGCCGCGGCACAGGGCTGGACGATCACCCAGATCTGGAACACCCACTGGCATCCCGATCACGCGGGCGGCAATGAGACCATCAAAGCGGCCACCGGCTGCACGGTAATTGCCCCTGCCACCGATGCTGCAAAGATTGCTGCGGTCGATCGCACCGTGGCGCAGGGCGATACCGTCACGCTAGGCAGTTACACCGCAGATGTGATCGACGTGGGCGGCCACACGCTCGGCCACTGCGCTTACTATCTGTCGCAAGCCGCCACGGCGTTTGTCGGCGACGCGCTGTTCCCGCTGGGCTGCGGTCGCATGTTCGAAGGCACTCCGGACCAGTTCTGGGACAGCCTCCTGCGCCTCAAGGCCCTGCCCGCTGCAACGACGCTTTACAGCGCGCACGAATATACCCAGTCCAACGCCCGCTTCGCCATTTTCGCCGATCCGGATAACACTGCACTCGAAGCCTATGCCATGAACGTGGATGCACGGCGCGAACGAGGGCAATGGACCGTGCCGACAACACTTGCAGCGGAGCTTGCCGCGAACCCGTTCCTTCGTGCTGACGCGCCCGACATGGCGGAGCGCTGGGGCGGCACCTCCCCCATCGAGACATTTGCTGCCCTGCGCGCCGCGAAGGACACTTTCCGCTGA
- a CDS encoding LacI family DNA-binding transcriptional regulator, translating to MATDRKIIRVTSFDVAEAAGVSQSTVSRALAGDTSISEPTRQRVIEAARRLNYQVDENAARLRRGRTGTLAVVMICREAQDRKDINPFYFSLLGSTCAAASARGYETLVAFQDAPENFWGHFQDRRKADGMIVIGTTTNTKAWEYFRGLPDGTHWTCWGSPDNEMPWVRSDNLSGATLATRHLLVRGYQQIVCLGSATSPQRQFQERYEGYAEAMRSAGQEPRLIQVESGLAREEQGRRAAIALVESGAPFDAIFAVCDEMALGALKELTARGYSIPDKVGIIGFDGIRAGAWSTPPLTSIEPDFQMAGSLMVEQLLAKINGTEGSGRRVPVKLVIRGSTRA from the coding sequence TTGGCGACGGACAGGAAGATCATCCGGGTAACGTCGTTCGACGTGGCCGAGGCGGCAGGCGTGAGCCAGTCGACCGTCAGCCGCGCGTTGGCAGGGGACACCTCGATCAGCGAGCCGACGCGCCAGCGCGTGATCGAAGCTGCGCGCCGCCTGAACTATCAGGTGGACGAGAACGCCGCTCGCCTGCGGCGGGGCCGCACCGGAACGCTGGCTGTCGTGATGATCTGCCGTGAGGCGCAGGACCGCAAAGACATCAACCCGTTCTACTTCTCGCTGCTCGGCAGCACCTGCGCCGCCGCATCCGCACGCGGCTATGAAACGCTGGTCGCCTTTCAGGATGCACCCGAGAACTTCTGGGGCCACTTTCAGGACCGCCGCAAGGCCGACGGCATGATTGTGATCGGCACGACAACCAATACCAAGGCTTGGGAATATTTCCGGGGTCTTCCCGACGGCACGCACTGGACCTGTTGGGGCTCGCCCGACAACGAGATGCCTTGGGTACGCAGCGACAATCTCTCTGGCGCGACGCTCGCCACCCGCCACCTGCTCGTGCGCGGTTACCAGCAGATCGTCTGCCTCGGCTCGGCCACCTCGCCCCAGCGCCAGTTTCAGGAGCGGTACGAAGGCTATGCCGAAGCCATGCGCAGCGCCGGTCAGGAACCCCGCCTCATCCAGGTCGAATCCGGCCTCGCCCGCGAAGAACAGGGTCGCCGCGCCGCCATCGCCCTGGTTGAAAGTGGCGCCCCCTTCGACGCGATCTTCGCGGTGTGCGACGAAATGGCACTGGGCGCGCTCAAGGAACTGACCGCACGGGGCTATTCCATCCCGGACAAGGTCGGCATCATCGGCTTCGACGGCATCCGCGCCGGCGCATGGTCCACCCCGCCCCTCACCTCGATCGAACCCGATTTCCAGATGGCAGGCAGCCTGATGGTCGAACAGCTTCTGGCCAAAATCAACGGCACGGAAGGGTCGGGCCGGCGCGTGCCGGTGAAGCTGGTGATCCGGGGATCAACGCGGGCCTGA
- a CDS encoding ATPase, producing MPQIEQLASTYSSQVFWLLVFFGVIFFVIGRGMVPKVMATMDGRDKQIADDLAAAEAARAAADAEEEAWRVQANAQRAQAQAVIAAAKADAAKATEATLAVASARIDETLTAAEARIAAARAAALGEVEGVAAEAAQDIASRIAGLTISAGDAQAAVKGVLAHG from the coding sequence ATGCCTCAGATTGAACAGCTTGCCAGCACCTATTCCAGCCAGGTTTTCTGGTTGTTGGTGTTTTTCGGCGTGATCTTTTTCGTGATTGGCCGGGGCATGGTGCCCAAGGTCATGGCCACGATGGACGGCCGCGACAAGCAGATCGCCGACGATCTCGCTGCGGCGGAAGCCGCGCGTGCCGCCGCCGATGCCGAAGAAGAGGCTTGGCGCGTCCAGGCGAACGCGCAGCGCGCACAGGCCCAGGCCGTGATCGCTGCGGCCAAGGCGGATGCCGCCAAGGCTACCGAAGCCACGCTTGCCGTCGCCTCGGCCCGAATCGATGAAACACTGACTGCCGCAGAAGCCCGCATCGCCGCAGCCCGCGCTGCAGCACTGGGTGAAGTGGAAGGCGTTGCTGCAGAAGCCGCGCAGGACATCGCAAGTCGCATTGCCGGCCTGACGATCTCTGCCGGAGACGCACAGGCCGCCGTCAAGGGAGTTCTCGCTCATGGCTAA
- a CDS encoding AtpZ/AtpI family protein codes for MNDEPSGMEPIGEDARIDALDKRLKALREREDERNRPKAGGETDANYRLGNRVLAELIGGLAGGAFIGWVIDQFAGTSPWGLLVMLFMGIAVAFRNIIRISSRRPE; via the coding sequence ATGAATGATGAACCGTCCGGGATGGAGCCCATCGGCGAGGATGCGCGGATTGACGCGCTCGACAAGCGGCTGAAAGCCCTTCGAGAGCGGGAAGACGAGCGTAACCGGCCAAAGGCAGGCGGAGAAACCGATGCGAACTATCGCCTCGGCAACCGCGTGCTGGCGGAACTGATTGGCGGTCTTGCAGGCGGCGCGTTCATTGGCTGGGTCATCGACCAGTTTGCCGGGACAAGCCCTTGGGGGTTGTTGGTGATGTTGTTCATGGGGATCGCTGTGGCGTTCCGAAACATCATCCGAATTTCGAGCCGGCGCCCCGAATAA
- a CDS encoding class I SAM-dependent methyltransferase, which translates to MTYDLLRRPDFRLAVQIDKALGTARTVVNVGAGAGSYEPAERDVTAVEPSAEMIRKRSIRSARAVQATAEALPFPDKSFDAAMAVLTIHHWQDQEAGLREMRRVSRGPVVIVTFDPASRPWLTDYLPQLAELDERQMPPIDFYQRCLGEVSVEKLLVPHDCTDGFLYAFWRRPLAYLDPALRKGSSSFWALGKTLEPGLERLRSDLAECIWHRRYDHLLTLDSYDVGYRIVIAG; encoded by the coding sequence GTGACTTATGACCTGCTGCGCAGGCCAGACTTTCGTCTTGCTGTGCAAATCGACAAGGCCCTTGGCACAGCACGGACGGTGGTCAACGTAGGTGCCGGTGCCGGCTCCTACGAGCCTGCGGAGCGGGATGTCACTGCGGTTGAGCCATCTGCTGAAATGATCCGGAAGCGCAGCATCCGGTCGGCGCGCGCGGTGCAGGCGACGGCCGAGGCCTTGCCCTTTCCGGACAAGTCGTTCGATGCGGCAATGGCGGTTCTGACGATTCACCATTGGCAGGACCAGGAGGCTGGCCTTCGTGAGATGCGGCGCGTTTCACGCGGTCCAGTGGTCATCGTCACATTTGATCCGGCGAGCAGGCCCTGGCTGACAGACTATCTTCCGCAACTCGCTGAACTCGACGAACGCCAGATGCCGCCCATCGACTTTTACCAAAGGTGTCTAGGCGAAGTCAGTGTCGAGAAGTTGCTCGTGCCGCATGATTGCACCGATGGCTTTCTCTATGCATTCTGGCGCCGCCCGCTGGCTTACCTCGACCCCGCGTTGCGCAAGGGCAGTTCGTCATTCTGGGCGTTGGGAAAAACCCTCGAGCCCGGGCTTGAGAGACTGCGTTCGGACTTGGCTGAGTGCATATGGCACAGGCGCTATGACCATCTTTTGACGCTTGATTCGTACGATGTCGGTTACCGGATCGTCATCGCAGGGTAG
- a CDS encoding YnbE family lipoprotein, whose product MNAPDKPIVIELNINIKQEVVYRLAADAGNTIDENPGIF is encoded by the coding sequence GTGAACGCACCGGACAAGCCCATCGTCATCGAGCTGAACATCAACATCAAGCAGGAAGTCGTGTACCGGCTCGCGGCAGACGCGGGCAACACGATTGACGAGAATCCGGGCATCTTCTGA
- a CDS encoding F0F1 ATP synthase subunit C — protein MDAESAKLLGAGLAAVGAGLASLGVGNVFAKFLEGALRNPGAADGQQGRLFIGFAAAELLGLLSFVVAMILIFVA, from the coding sequence ATGGACGCAGAAAGCGCAAAGCTGCTCGGAGCCGGTCTCGCCGCTGTTGGCGCCGGTCTTGCCTCGCTCGGCGTAGGCAACGTGTTTGCCAAGTTCCTCGAAGGCGCGCTGCGCAATCCGGGCGCTGCTGACGGCCAGCAGGGTCGCCTGTTCATCGGCTTCGCAGCTGCTGAACTTCTCGGCCTGTTGTCGTTCGTCGTCGCGATGATCCTGATCTTCGTCGCCTAA
- a CDS encoding F0F1 ATP synthase subunit A, translating into MAEGKVDPVHQFTIETLFGTDHWAIGGYNIAFTNSALWMAITTVALLVFVAGGSKRELVPGRWQMAVEGLTGFVDNLLQANIGKAGRKYLPYVFSLFGFILFANMLGLMPLALVGVHPFTSTSHFTVTGVLAIMSFAIVLIVGFAKHGFHFFSLFVPHGTPVLMIPIIFPIELISFMVRPFSLGLRLFVAMMAGHVLLEVLSGFVISGTNAGPGIFFLAALPSFLLMIGICALELLVACIQAYVFALLTCVYLNDAENLH; encoded by the coding sequence GTGGCCGAAGGCAAGGTCGATCCGGTTCACCAGTTCACGATCGAGACCCTTTTCGGGACCGATCACTGGGCAATCGGCGGTTACAACATCGCTTTCACCAATTCGGCGCTGTGGATGGCGATCACCACGGTGGCGCTGCTCGTGTTTGTCGCGGGCGGTTCCAAGCGTGAGCTGGTTCCTGGCCGCTGGCAGATGGCTGTCGAGGGGCTGACCGGCTTCGTCGATAACCTGCTGCAGGCGAACATCGGCAAAGCGGGCCGCAAATATCTGCCTTACGTGTTCTCGCTGTTCGGGTTCATCCTGTTCGCCAACATGCTCGGTTTGATGCCGCTTGCGCTGGTCGGTGTGCATCCGTTCACGTCCACCAGTCATTTCACCGTCACCGGCGTGCTCGCGATCATGAGCTTTGCGATCGTGCTGATCGTCGGCTTTGCCAAGCATGGCTTCCATTTCTTCTCGCTGTTCGTGCCGCACGGTACGCCGGTTCTGATGATCCCGATCATTTTCCCGATCGAGCTGATCTCGTTCATGGTGCGTCCGTTCAGCCTTGGCCTTCGACTCTTCGTTGCGATGATGGCAGGCCACGTGCTGCTCGAAGTGCTCTCGGGCTTCGTCATTTCCGGCACCAATGCTGGTCCTGGCATTTTCTTCCTCGCTGCACTGCCGAGCTTCCTGCTGATGATCGGCATCTGCGCGCTGGAACTTCTGGTGGCATGCATTCAGGCTTACGTCTTTGCCCTGCTTACCTGCGTCTATCTGAACGACGCCGAGAACCTTCACTGA
- a CDS encoding FYDLN acid domain-containing protein — protein MVKPEWGAKHTCPKCGTRFYDLGKDDPITCVECKYAWTAEPVLKSKQPIPYEEIQKEKVDVAPDVDLADEDLDIDEDGDSPDNDVDLGGDDDLGVPGQNGDEDEV, from the coding sequence ATGGTCAAGCCGGAATGGGGCGCCAAGCACACGTGTCCGAAGTGCGGCACCCGCTTCTACGATCTGGGCAAGGATGACCCGATCACCTGCGTCGAATGCAAGTATGCATGGACCGCCGAGCCGGTGCTGAAGTCGAAGCAGCCGATTCCTTACGAGGAAATCCAGAAGGAGAAGGTCGACGTCGCGCCTGACGTGGATCTTGCCGACGAAGATCTCGACATCGACGAAGACGGCGATTCGCCCGACAACGACGTCGATCTTGGCGGTGACGACGATCTCGGCGTTCCCGGCCAGAACGGCGACGAAGACGAAGTGTAA
- a CDS encoding adenylate/guanylate cyclase domain-containing protein, which translates to MEQPGVFSSFGDLATEARYNETARTLRTPFVRIYGAIFMVVALAYSIVNPVYLPPDENAALAVLLGSALLVCGTYIAATFWSEYVRHPMVDFAALLVLALLVGRINVVLFEHLEGDGSTLHAVGVINRLIITAFASVTLAGRPRLFLAWMACDALGWIGQLVTGSPDLSSLIYAILSYFSGALIMVAINLAVGRTSRSAFQYADALDAERERNEELVLNMLPSAAVTRIRGGLIVADSYSDASVIFIDMVGFSKLAKRISPGHLVELLNSFFNHADACTREFGVEKVKTVGDAYLAIAGGNVSTGNSADAAIAFAQAVLEGVENLRRVAGVEDVGLRVGIHSGPVVGGVIGATRMAYDYWGDTVNIAARIEGTAAVNGIAISESTWLRASDRSSFGPPTMVTLKGVGDTCVFHSVMEAIPESATISDGKEAA; encoded by the coding sequence ATGGAGCAGCCCGGCGTGTTCAGCAGTTTTGGCGACCTCGCCACAGAGGCTCGCTACAACGAGACCGCGCGCACCCTGCGCACTCCATTCGTGCGCATCTATGGTGCGATCTTCATGGTCGTTGCGCTGGCCTATTCCATCGTCAATCCGGTCTATCTGCCGCCTGATGAGAATGCAGCGCTGGCTGTGCTGCTGGGAAGCGCGTTGCTGGTGTGTGGCACTTACATCGCGGCGACGTTCTGGAGCGAATATGTCCGTCATCCCATGGTGGACTTTGCAGCATTGCTGGTGCTCGCGTTGCTCGTGGGGCGGATCAATGTCGTCCTGTTCGAACATCTCGAAGGCGACGGAAGCACGCTTCATGCGGTCGGCGTCATCAACCGTCTGATAATCACTGCGTTCGCTTCTGTGACGCTTGCCGGGCGTCCCCGGTTGTTTCTGGCCTGGATGGCCTGTGATGCGCTTGGCTGGATCGGGCAATTGGTCACGGGAAGCCCGGATCTCTCCTCGCTGATCTACGCTATCCTGAGTTACTTCAGCGGTGCGCTGATCATGGTTGCCATCAACCTTGCCGTAGGCCGCACCAGCAGGTCAGCCTTTCAATATGCCGATGCCCTCGATGCCGAGCGGGAGCGCAACGAGGAACTGGTGCTCAACATGCTGCCATCGGCGGCGGTGACGCGCATTCGCGGCGGGCTGATCGTTGCCGATTCCTATTCGGACGCGAGCGTGATCTTCATCGACATGGTAGGCTTTTCGAAGCTCGCCAAGCGCATCTCCCCTGGTCATCTCGTTGAACTGCTCAATTCGTTCTTCAACCATGCGGATGCATGTACGCGCGAGTTCGGCGTCGAAAAGGTCAAGACCGTGGGGGACGCCTACCTTGCCATTGCGGGCGGGAATGTCTCGACCGGAAACAGCGCGGACGCCGCGATAGCTTTTGCCCAAGCCGTTCTCGAAGGCGTCGAAAACCTGCGCCGTGTGGCTGGCGTGGAGGACGTGGGCCTGCGCGTCGGCATTCATTCCGGCCCAGTTGTCGGCGGCGTCATCGGCGCAACGCGGATGGCCTATGATTATTGGGGTGACACCGTGAACATCGCGGCGCGTATCGAAGGTACGGCAGCGGTCAACGGCATTGCCATTTCGGAAAGCACATGGCTGCGGGCTTCCGATCGCTCCAGCTTCGGACCGCCCACGATGGTAACGCTTAAAGGCGTGGGCGACACGTGCGTCTTCCACAGTGTAATGGAAGCGATCCCGGAAAGCGCGACGATCTCAGATGGGAAGGAGGCGGCTTAG
- a CDS encoding CBU_0592 family membrane protein, producing the protein MNATFANICGFLGMACIIFAYAYTTKASRPNPFVQHGINLAGAGLLTISLLVNMNPASFVLEFFWAAIAIWGLIKAFRAQGNSQ; encoded by the coding sequence ATGAATGCAACGTTTGCCAACATCTGCGGCTTTCTTGGCATGGCCTGCATCATCTTCGCCTATGCCTACACAACCAAGGCAAGCCGGCCCAATCCGTTCGTGCAGCACGGGATCAATCTGGCGGGCGCGGGCCTGCTGACGATCTCGCTGCTGGTGAACATGAACCCGGCGTCGTTCGTGCTCGAATTCTTCTGGGCGGCTATCGCCATCTGGGGCCTGATCAAGGCCTTCCGCGCGCAAGGTAATTCGCAATGA
- a CDS encoding d(CMP) kinase → MIIAVDGPTASGKGTIAKALAAHFGLPHLDTGLLYRAVGRQVFLSGGNPDDPAQALAACDFNDALLAAPDLRTEATGGYASRVSVHPAVRAALLARQQAFASQPGGAVLDGRDIATVIAPHADAKLFVTASVPARALRRWMEMKGLGLDVDRAEIEADLEARDERDRNRAEAPLRQADGAVLLDTSNLAKEMAIAMAIALVEKQLAARR, encoded by the coding sequence ATGATCATCGCCGTCGACGGCCCCACCGCCTCGGGCAAAGGCACCATCGCCAAGGCGCTCGCCGCGCATTTCGGCCTGCCCCACCTCGATACCGGCCTGCTCTACCGCGCGGTCGGACGGCAGGTTTTCCTTAGCGGCGGCAATCCCGATGACCCGGCGCAAGCCCTCGCTGCCTGCGACTTCAATGACGCCCTGCTCGCCGCCCCCGACCTGCGCACCGAGGCAACCGGCGGCTACGCCAGCCGCGTCTCGGTCCACCCCGCCGTTCGCGCCGCGCTGCTCGCCCGCCAGCAAGCCTTCGCCTCCCAACCCGGCGGCGCCGTCCTCGATGGCCGCGACATCGCGACGGTGATCGCCCCCCACGCCGACGCCAAACTGTTCGTCACCGCCAGCGTCCCCGCCCGCGCCCTCCGCCGCTGGATGGAAATGAAAGGCTTGGGGCTGGACGTGGACCGCGCCGAGATCGAAGCCGACCTCGAAGCCCGCGACGAACGCGACCGCAACCGCGCCGAAGCGCCGCTTCGTCAGGCAGATGGGGCGGTGCTGCTCGATACGTCGAACTTGGCGAAGGAAATGGCCATAGCGATGGCGATTGCCTTGGTGGAGAAGCAGTTAGCCGCCAGGCGCTAA